From Amycolatopsis sp. WQ 127309:
GTTGGCCTACACTTGTTGACATGGTTGACGAGCCCTCCCCCCGCCGGTCGGACGCCACCCGCGCGGCCATCCTCGACGCCGCGCGCCGCCGGTTCGCCGCCGACGGCTTCCGCCGGGCGACCATCCGCTCGATCGCCGCCGACGCGGACATCGACCCGTCGATGGTGATGCGCTACTACGGCAGCAAGGACGGCCTGTTCGCGGCGGCGGTGGACGTCGAACTGGACCTGCCGGACCTCGCCGAGGCCGATCCGGACACCGTCGGCGAGCTGCTGACGCGGCAGTTCCTCGCGCTCTGGGAGCAGCCGCCGACCGACGAGATCCTGCTGACGCTGCTGCGGTCGGCGGTGGCCGACGACGCCGTGGTCGAGAAGATCCGGGAGGTGTTCGCCGGCCAGGTCACCCCGGCGGTGCTGCGCTTCGGCGACCCGGCTGACGCGCCCCGCCGCGCCGGGCTGGTCGTCACGCAGCTGTTCGGCCTGGCGCTGACCCGGTACGTCCTGCGCCTGCCGCCGGTCGTCGCGCTGAGCCAGGAAGACCTCGTCGAAGAGATCTCCCCGACGGTCCAGCGGTACCTGGCCGGCGGGTCGGCGCACCAGCGCAACGCGTCATGAACTCGTCCCGGCGCGCGGCGAGTGCCATCCTGGACGGCGTGCCGACCCGCTGGACGTGCCCGCAGTGCGACCGCGAGTTCGCGCGCGCCGGTCAGGGGCACACGTGCGTGCCGGGCTGCACGGTCGACGAGACGTTCGCCGCGCGTTCCCCGGCGCAGCGCGCGGTGTACGACGCGATCGCCGCCCACCTGCGCACCCTCGGCGGCTTCCACGAGGACGCGGTCAAGATCGGCGTGTTCCTCAAGCGGGAGCGCAAGCTCGCCGAGGTGCGGCCGCGCTCGCGCGACGTCCTGCTGTACCTGTTCCTGCCGAGCCCGGTCGAGACGGCGCGGATCCGCCCGGCGTGGGGCACCGCCGGGCCGCGGGTCGGGCACCGGGTGAGCCTGCGGGAAGTGTCCGATGTGGACGACGAGGTCCGCGGCTGGCTGACCGCGGCCTACGACTTCTCATGACGGGCTGATCCCCCGCACCGCCAACCCCAGCAACCGCAACGCTTCCCCCGCCGGGTCACGGCCGTGCTCGGTCGCCAGCACGATGCCCGTCACCACCGCGACCAGGTCCGCCGACGTCACCCCGGCCGGCACCGCGCCCGCCTCGATCGCGCGGCGCAGCACCGGTTCGCCGGCGTCGGTGAGGCGGCCGCAGACGTGGTCGCCGCCGGAATCCTCGTCCGGGATCAGCGCCGCGGCCATGCCCCGTGCGGAGGCGGCGTACTCCGTCAACGCCGTGAGCCAGTCGAGCAGCGCGGCCCGCGGGTCCGCGGCATCGGCGAGAGTGAGGGCCCGGCCGTCCAGCGCGTCGACGCGTTCGCGGAACACGGCGTCCAGCAGGGCGCGGCGGCTCGGGAAGTGCCGGCGCACGGTGGCCGAGCCGACGCCGGCCGTGCGGGCGATCTGCTCGAGGGACGCCTCCGCGCCGTGCTCGGCGACCTCCCGTTCGGCGACGGCGAGGATCAGCGCGTAGTTGCGCTGGGCGTCGGACCGCCGCATGGAACCTCCGGAAGTTTAAGTGGCGGGGGCCGCCACTTGATGGCTATCGTAGCGGACACGAAGTGGCGGGCCCCGCCATTTAGTCGTCCGAAGGAGTTTCCCATGTCCCCCGTCCTCGTCACCGGCGCCACCGGCAAGCAGGGTGGCGCCACCGCCCGCGCGCTGCTCGCCGCGGGCACCGAAGTCCGCGCCCTCGTCCGCGACCCCGGCACCGCACGGGCCGACGCCGTCCGGGCGCTCGGCGCCGAGCTCGTCACCGGCGACCTCTACGACGCCGGTTCGCTCGGCCCGGCGCTCAAGGGCGTGCGGGGCGTGTTCTCCGTGCAGCTGCCCGACCTGACCGACCTCGACGGCGACTCCGAATGGGTCCAGGCCCGCAACCTGGTCGACGCCGCCCGGGACGCGGGCGTGGCGCAGTTCGTGCACGCGTCGGTCTCCGGGGCCGGGCAGCACCGCTCGGCGCCGGGCTGGGCCGAGGGCCGCTGGAAGTCGATGGAGCACTACCTGGAGACGAAGACCGCGATCCAGGATCGCGTCCGCGAAGCCGGTTTCGCGCACTGGACGTTGCTCAAGCCCGGGTTCTTCATGGAGAACTTCCTGCCGCCGTCGTTCCTGCTCCCCCACGGCGTCGGCGGCGGGCTGGTGACGTCCATCAAGCCGGGCACCGAACTCTCGCTCGTCGCCGTCGCCGACATCGGTGCCGCGGCCGCGGCGGCCTTCGCCGACCCGGCGCGCTTCGACGGCGTCGAGCTGGAACTCGCCAGTGAGCGCCGGACGATGGCGGGCGTCGCGGAGGTGCTCTCCCGCGTCCACGGCGTGGAGATCACCGCGCCCGACATGACCTCGGCGGAAGCCGTGGCGGCCGGCGCGCCCGCGTTCACCGTGCGGCACGAGTGGACGAACGAGATCGGCCACCCCGCGCGCCCGGAGTTCGCGCGGGCCCTCGGCATCCCGCTGACGTCCTTCGCTGACTGGGCGGACGCGCACCTGACAGCGGGCTGATCTTCCCGCTACGGTCGGCGGCATGGCCAAGCCTCCCCACCTCCCCGCGACCACGCCCGGCGGCAAGTGCGTCTTCTGCGCGATCGCCACCGGGCAAGCCCCAGCGACCCTCGTGCACGAGGACGACGAGTTCGTCGCCGTCGTCGACCTGCGCCCGGTGTCGACGGGCCACCTGCTGGTGCTCCCCCGGGCCCACCACGAGGGCCTGGCCGACCTCCCCGCGGCGGCGGGGGCCCGGATGTTCACGATCGCGCAGACGCTCGCGGCCGCGTTGCGCCGCACGGAGATCCGGACCGAGGGGATCAACCTGTTCCTGGCCGACGGCACCGCCGCGGGCCAGGAGATCCCCCACGTCCACCTGCACGTGATCCCCCGCCACGCGGACGACGGCTTCGTCCTGAGCGCGGACTGGCGGGTCCGGGAGCGGGCCGAGCTGGAGGAGGTCGGCGAGCAGGTCCGCGCGGCACTCCGAAGTCAGGCCGCGACCGCGTAGTCCTTCAGCACCAACGCGTTCGCGGCCTCGCGGATGGGGCCGGCGATCTGCTCCAGGATGCGGTTGCGGCCCGGCATGTAGGGCATCAGCTTGATCATCCGGGTGTTGAACCACGCGAACGCGCGGGACTGCGGGATGATGCCGCGCAGTGCGGACTTCGCCAGGGCCTGGTTCTTCTCGATGTACGGCCGCATCTCGGTTTCGTACCGCTCGAACGCCACCGTGAAGTCGCCCGCGGCCGCGGCCAGTTCGCCCGCCAGGACGTACGCGCCCGCCAAGGCCAGGCTCGTTCCCTGGCCCGAGGCCGGGGACGGGCAGTAGCCCGCGTCGCCGACGAGGGTCACGCGCCCGGCCGACACCCGGTCCATCAGGATCTGGCACACCGGGTCGAAGTAGAAGTCGTCGGCCGCGCGCATCGACTCCAGCAGCTCCGGGACCTGCCAGCCGAGGCCGGCGAACTGGTCCGCGACGAGGTTCTTCTGGCCGCCGACGTCACGCCGGTCATACGGCAGATCCGTGCCGCTGAACCAGAACGCGGCCTTCGCGTCGGCGGCGCGGGCCGTGCTGTAGACGTTGACCATCTTGCCCGGCGCCGCCGAGTGCAGCAGCTCCCAGCGGTCCAGGTCGAAGCTGTTGGGCACGGTCGAGATCGAGATGTAGGCGTCGAACCGCTTCAAGAACCGCTCCTCCGGGCCGAACGCCAGCGCGCGGACGCCGGAGTGCAGGCCGTCGGCGCCGACGACCAGGTCGAAGCGGCGGGGCGCGCCGTGGGCGAAGGTGACGTGGACGCCGTCCGCGCGCTCGTCGAGCCCGGTGATCCAGTCGCCGAAGACGTACTCGACGTCGTCGCGGGTGTGCTCGTAGAGGATCTTCGCCAGGTCGCCGCGCAGGATCTCGGTGTCGTCGCCGTCGCGGAAGCCGAACGTGTCGGCGTCCAGCTTCGCGACCTGCTTGCCGCGCTTGTTCACGAACCCCGCGCCGCGCATGTCGGTGGCGACCGCGTGCACCTGCTCCAGCAGGCCCATCCGGCGGACGACGTCGACGGCGGTGCCGCGGATGTCGACCTTGTAGCCGCCTTCGCGCAGGCTCGGAGCGCGCTCGACGATCGTCGGGCGGAAGCCGTGGTGGTGCAGCCACCAGGCGAGGGCGGGGCCGGCGACGCTGGCGCCGGAGATCAGGATTTCTCGGTTGTTCGTCATGCTCAGCAGCGTGGGCGCGGCCGCTGACCGCTCACGAACCGAGCGCGAACCGCGGCTGACCGAAGTCCTGAAGCGCCTGGTCAGGCGGCATTTCCCGGCCCTGCTCGAACGCCTTGACGTAGGCATCGCCGCCGATGCGGACCCGCACGGCCCCGGCCACCGCCGCGACGTCGGCGTCTCCGGTGACCTCCGTGCCGCGCAGCCCGACGGCGACGCCGAGCAGGAACGCCGCCCGCTCGTCCTCGGCCCGGGCGGCGAGCACGCCGGCCAGCCCTTCGACGGCCTGCGCCGCGCCCGGCAGGTTCGCGTGCTCCAACGCCGTCGCCAGCGCTTCCTGGTGCAGTTCGGTCGCCTCGTCGAGGTGCCCTTCGGCCGCGGCGGTCCAGCCGAAGC
This genomic window contains:
- a CDS encoding TetR/AcrR family transcriptional regulator → MVDEPSPRRSDATRAAILDAARRRFAADGFRRATIRSIAADADIDPSMVMRYYGSKDGLFAAAVDVELDLPDLAEADPDTVGELLTRQFLALWEQPPTDEILLTLLRSAVADDAVVEKIREVFAGQVTPAVLRFGDPADAPRRAGLVVTQLFGLALTRYVLRLPPVVALSQEDLVEEISPTVQRYLAGGSAHQRNAS
- a CDS encoding HIT family protein produces the protein MAKPPHLPATTPGGKCVFCAIATGQAPATLVHEDDEFVAVVDLRPVSTGHLLVLPRAHHEGLADLPAAAGARMFTIAQTLAAALRRTEIRTEGINLFLADGTAAGQEIPHVHLHVIPRHADDGFVLSADWRVRERAELEEVGEQVRAALRSQAATA
- a CDS encoding FAD-dependent monooxygenase, which translates into the protein MTNNREILISGASVAGPALAWWLHHHGFRPTIVERAPSLREGGYKVDIRGTAVDVVRRMGLLEQVHAVATDMRGAGFVNKRGKQVAKLDADTFGFRDGDDTEILRGDLAKILYEHTRDDVEYVFGDWITGLDERADGVHVTFAHGAPRRFDLVVGADGLHSGVRALAFGPEERFLKRFDAYISISTVPNSFDLDRWELLHSAAPGKMVNVYSTARAADAKAAFWFSGTDLPYDRRDVGGQKNLVADQFAGLGWQVPELLESMRAADDFYFDPVCQILMDRVSAGRVTLVGDAGYCPSPASGQGTSLALAGAYVLAGELAAAAGDFTVAFERYETEMRPYIEKNQALAKSALRGIIPQSRAFAWFNTRMIKLMPYMPGRNRILEQIAGPIREAANALVLKDYAVAA
- a CDS encoding DUF5655 domain-containing protein; this encodes MNSSRRAASAILDGVPTRWTCPQCDREFARAGQGHTCVPGCTVDETFAARSPAQRAVYDAIAAHLRTLGGFHEDAVKIGVFLKRERKLAEVRPRSRDVLLYLFLPSPVETARIRPAWGTAGPRVGHRVSLREVSDVDDEVRGWLTAAYDFS
- a CDS encoding NmrA family NAD(P)-binding protein yields the protein MSPVLVTGATGKQGGATARALLAAGTEVRALVRDPGTARADAVRALGAELVTGDLYDAGSLGPALKGVRGVFSVQLPDLTDLDGDSEWVQARNLVDAARDAGVAQFVHASVSGAGQHRSAPGWAEGRWKSMEHYLETKTAIQDRVREAGFAHWTLLKPGFFMENFLPPSFLLPHGVGGGLVTSIKPGTELSLVAVADIGAAAAAAFADPARFDGVELELASERRTMAGVAEVLSRVHGVEITAPDMTSAEAVAAGAPAFTVRHEWTNEIGHPARPEFARALGIPLTSFADWADAHLTAG
- a CDS encoding TetR/AcrR family transcriptional regulator produces the protein MRRSDAQRNYALILAVAEREVAEHGAEASLEQIARTAGVGSATVRRHFPSRRALLDAVFRERVDALDGRALTLADAADPRAALLDWLTALTEYAASARGMAAALIPDEDSGGDHVCGRLTDAGEPVLRRAIEAGAVPAGVTSADLVAVVTGIVLATEHGRDPAGEALRLLGLAVRGISPS